A genomic stretch from Octopus sinensis linkage group LG14, ASM634580v1, whole genome shotgun sequence includes:
- the LOC115218937 gene encoding tyramine receptor 1-like, which produces METPLPDTTTFHNESTVGKQISLSLQITFGITYGIIAIITLVGNLLVLIAVLKFQRLQIPTNYFVCSLAFADVTVAILVLPLSLIYDLTGGEWWFGWVFCYFWRSCDVMCCTASILHLCCISLDRYWAITKPFAYTMKMSKGRVACMIITVWFCSVCISFIPFYLGWFTDDPDTLYTDTGKCDLTVNKIYAVLSAMTSFYIPFIVMVFSYAAILRIAKIQANAIKKSIPRHSYTGGGGQEKYESAASDRKALRTLGIIMGVFIVSWLPFFLMYIIMPFCSECEISPMAISVITWLGYGNSCMNPVIYAFMNRDFRLAFKKLLTCSVS; this is translated from the coding sequence ATGGAAACACCACTTCCGGATACAACAACGTTTCACAATGAATCTACTGTGGGAAAACAAATATCACTATCTCTACAGATTACCTTTGGCATCACTTACGGGATTATAGCTATCATCACACTTGTGGGCAATTTATTGGTGCTCATCGCCGTTTTAAAATTTCAACGTCTTCAAATTCCAACGAACTACTTTGTGTGCAGTCTTGCTTTCGCTGATGTGACAGTCGCCATTTTAGTGTTACCACTGTCTTTAATTtatgaccttacaggtggagaATGGTGGTTCGGTTGGGTGTTTTGCTACTTTTGGCGGTCTTGTGACGTCATGTGTTGCACAGCATCTATTTTGCATTTATGTTGTATTTCTCTAGACCGCTATTGGGCAATCACTAAGCCGTTTGCCTACACCATGAAAATGTCTAAAGGAAGAGTAGCTTGCATGATCATAACCGTCTGGTTTTGCAGCGTTTGCATATCGTTCATTCCGTTCTATTTAGGCTGGTTCACCGACGATCCAGACACACTATATACAGATACAGGCAAATGTGATTTAACAGTTAATAAAATTTACGCTGTACTTTCTGCAATGACATCTTTTTATATTCCATTTATCGTCATGGTATTTTCATATGCAGCCATTTTAAGAATTGCGAAAATACAGGCAAACGCCATAAAAAAGAGCATCCCCAGACACAGTTATACCGGTGGTGGCGGGCAAGAAAAATACGAATCGGCGGCTAGTGATAGAAAAGCACTGAGGACCCTCGGAATAATAATGGGGGTGTTTATTGTTTCTTGGTTACCGTTTTTtctaatgtatataattatgcccTTTTGTTCTGAGTGTGAAATATCTCCGATGGCAATATCGGTTATTACATGGCTTGGTTATGGCAACAGTTGTATGAATCctgttatatatgcatttatgaacaGGGACTTCCGTCTGGCTTTTAAGAAACTTCTCACTTGTTCTGTTTCatga